The Zootoca vivipara chromosome 4, rZooViv1.1, whole genome shotgun sequence genome has a segment encoding these proteins:
- the LOC118084798 gene encoding OX-2 membrane glycoprotein-like produces the protein MYSAFRLTFIFCTMVLSGATQVIHERLRNITAGENVTLQCRLAKEHDVVQITWQQEQGEQETNMATYSEAGGTTILSKFKRNVHMSQSGLMVSAITFHAVTLKDEGCYKCIFNVFPIGPIAGRTCLEVYALTQPKVTVRHVLDPGNAEEEVLEISCSATGRPAPKITWKVTKPLMMEPKQYVTQHLNQTVTVVSNFSYVFLKDVWDNTITCVVHHPSLNTEQEVTLPGIIPEIIHVQNEDLLPGTSATIAICILVAMFFLGLLLFLILYHWRRLHPDNEKQDLLCMVLPVCPGSTMGARYSYTQEQVVVEPFPKESLLNR, from the exons ATGTACTCTGCATTTCGGCTCACCTTCATATTCTGCACGATGGTGCTATCTG GTGCAACACAGGTGATCCATGAGCGGCTTCGGAACATCACAGCAGGAGAAAATGTTACTTTGCAATGTCGGCTGGCCAAAGAGCACGACGTTGTTCAGATCACCtggcagcaggagcagggggaacaagagaccaacatggctacttacAGTGAGGCTGGTGGCACTACAATACTGAGCAAATTCAAAAGAAATGTCCACATGTCCCAAAGCGGACTGATGGTTTCTGCCATCACCTTCCATGCTGTTACACTCAAGGATGAAGGCTGTTACAAGTGCATCTTCAATGTATTTCCTATAGGACCCATTGCAGGCAGGACATGTCTCGAGGTCTATG CTCTAACACAACCCAAAGTGACGGTGAGGCATGTATTGGATCCAGGCAATGCTGAAGAAGAAGTGCTGGAGATAAGCTGCTCAGCAACAGGGAGACCAGCTCCAAAGATCACCTGGAAGGTCACCAAACCTCTTATGATGGAGCCAAAGCAGTATGTCACCCAGCATCTAAACCAGACAGTGACTGTTGTCAGCAATTTTTCTTATGTCTTCCTCAAAGATGTCTGGGACAACACAATAACCTGTGTTGTTCATCATCCATCTTTAAACACTGAACAAGAGGTGACTTTACCTGGGATTATACCTGAGATTATACATG ttCAAAATGAAGACCTGCTGCCAGGAACTTCTGCCACTATCGCAATTTGCATTTTGGTGGCCATGTTTTTCCTTGGACTATTGCTTTTTTTGATTTTGTACCACTGGAGGAGGCTACACCCAGACAatgagaagcaagaccttctatGCATG GTTCTTCCTGTATGTCCTGGATCCACGATGGGTGCAAGATATTCCTATACTCAGGAACAAGTTGTAGTGGAACCATTTCCCAAAGAAAGCCTTCTGAACAGATGA
- the C4H3orf52 gene encoding TPA-induced transmembrane protein isoform X1 — protein sequence MNGHETIDLTTLSNEEREHEPLNPEAHNETSAYFKPCSKTVFWKCKLWMILTSAFLVLTLVTILSLVFYSAVYIDEDDYWDPESIAKSSLHNFTGILKIRCTNSDLQLSESALKLISENLTKRLIGVYSHSPALGQYFITAEVVSFSKENNSASYILWFTLPPKTEEFMKSRMSEGIVMNILRQNIYEKEEIGGLNVPDCTSVTLDPTSLAVTQIQIGE from the exons ATGAATGGCCATGAGACCATTGATTTAACAACATTAAGTAATGAAGAACGGGAACATGAGCCTCTTAACCCTGAAGCCCATAATGAG ACATCAGCCTACTTCAAGCCATGTTCTAAAACTGTTTTTTGGAAATGCAAGCTGTGGATGATTTTAACTTCTGCTTTTCTGGTGTTGACTCTTGTGACTATTCTAAGTTTAGTTTTCTATTCAG cgGTTTACATAGATGAAGATGACTACTGGGACCCTGAATCAATAGCAAAGAGCAGTCTTCATAATTTCACAGGGATATTAAAAATTCGCTGTACTAATTCTGACCTGCAGCTCTCGGAATCTGCACTTAAGTTGATTTCTGAAAATCTTACTAAGAGG CTTATAGGTGTATACAGTCATTCACCTGCACTTGGACAGTATTTCATCACGGCTGAAGTTGTTTCCTTCAG TAAAGAAAACAACTCAGCATCCTACATTTTATGGTTCACATTGCCGCCTAAGACTGAAGAGTTTATGAAGTCTAGAATGAGTGAAGGGATTGTGATGAATATTTTAAGGCAAAATATTTATGAAAAGGAAGAAATAGGTGGGCTGAATGTACCTGATTGCACAAGCGTGACACTTGATCCAACTTCCCTTGCAGTAACGC AAATACAGATTGGCGAATAG
- the C4H3orf52 gene encoding TPA-induced transmembrane protein isoform X2 — protein MNGHETIDLTTLSNEEREHEPLNPEAHNETSAYFKPCSKTVFWKCKLWMILTSAFLVLTLVTILSLVFYSAVYIDEDDYWDPESIAKSSLHNFTGILKIRCTNSDLQLSESALKLISENLTKRVYTVIHLHLDSISSRLKLFPSVKKTTQHPTFYGSHCRLRLKSL, from the exons ATGAATGGCCATGAGACCATTGATTTAACAACATTAAGTAATGAAGAACGGGAACATGAGCCTCTTAACCCTGAAGCCCATAATGAG ACATCAGCCTACTTCAAGCCATGTTCTAAAACTGTTTTTTGGAAATGCAAGCTGTGGATGATTTTAACTTCTGCTTTTCTGGTGTTGACTCTTGTGACTATTCTAAGTTTAGTTTTCTATTCAG cgGTTTACATAGATGAAGATGACTACTGGGACCCTGAATCAATAGCAAAGAGCAGTCTTCATAATTTCACAGGGATATTAAAAATTCGCTGTACTAATTCTGACCTGCAGCTCTCGGAATCTGCACTTAAGTTGATTTCTGAAAATCTTACTAAGAGG GTGTATACAGTCATTCACCTGCACTTGGACAGTATTTCATCACGGCTGAAGTTGTTTCCTTCAG TAAAGAAAACAACTCAGCATCCTACATTTTATGGTTCACATTGCCGCCTAAGACTGAAGAGTTTATGA